The Azospirillum brasilense genome window below encodes:
- a CDS encoding class II glutamine amidotransferase, producing the protein MCELLGMSANVPTDICFSFRGLMRRGGQTGPHRDGWGIAFYEGKGCRAFHDPAPSCESEIARLVSSYSIKSCVVISHIRRANRGRVSLENTHPFTRELWGRVWTFAHNGQLKGIKDRTLTFYEPVGTTDSEHAFCWLLDQIRMQYPEPPKSSGALMRLIRDLATDLGTLGVFNMLLSDGRYLWCHCATNLAWLTRKAPFGPATLIDEDMSVDFAKETTPDDVVTVVATRPLTRDENWTVMKGGEMVVFKGGNRVR; encoded by the coding sequence ATGTGCGAACTCCTGGGCATGAGCGCCAACGTGCCCACGGACATCTGCTTCAGCTTTCGCGGCCTGATGCGCCGCGGCGGGCAGACCGGTCCGCACCGCGACGGCTGGGGGATTGCCTTCTACGAGGGGAAGGGCTGCCGCGCCTTCCACGACCCGGCGCCGAGCTGCGAGTCGGAGATCGCGCGGCTGGTCAGCAGCTATTCGATCAAGTCCTGCGTGGTGATCTCCCACATCCGCCGCGCCAATCGCGGCCGGGTGTCGCTGGAGAACACCCACCCCTTCACGCGGGAGCTGTGGGGCCGCGTCTGGACCTTCGCCCACAACGGCCAGCTCAAGGGCATCAAGGACCGGACGCTGACCTTCTACGAGCCGGTCGGGACGACGGACAGCGAGCACGCCTTCTGCTGGCTGCTCGACCAGATCCGCATGCAGTATCCGGAGCCGCCCAAGAGCAGCGGCGCCCTGATGCGGCTGATCCGCGACCTCGCCACCGACCTCGGCACGCTGGGCGTCTTCAACATGCTGCTCAGCGACGGGCGGTACCTGTGGTGCCACTGCGCGACCAACCTCGCCTGGCTGACGCGGAAGGCCCCCTTCGGCCCGGCGACGCTGATCGACGAGGACATGAGCGTCGATTTCGCCAAGGAGACGACGCCCGACGACGTGGTGACGGTCGTCGCCACCCGCCCCCTGACCCGCGACGAGAATTGGACCGTCATGAAGGGGGGAGAGATGGTCGTGTTCAAGGGCGGCAATCGGGTGCGCTGA
- a CDS encoding SIR2 family protein: protein MTDTAVIDSTDTDTIIAEIATALKARGAVPYLGPGAFALLPEADCPIPHTSLELAQRLNAKVAAPGRIRSQLTAVAQFIESRRHRKTLDGILNEIFKREVPATPVHAWLATLPAPPMIVDVWYDNTLESLLTAAPDRSWGQIQGLSHPQGVGEWVKYYAPGGAEVEAAAASGWETLLYKPSGSAAPAGNYLISDSDFVEILTEIDIQTPIPAVVQERRAGRSFLYLGCRFDQEIQRTFARQIAKRSSDKHWAVIEGELSKNEARFLELQNITRLDLPLDEAVRRISEAMGAN, encoded by the coding sequence ATGACCGACACCGCCGTCATCGACAGCACGGACACCGATACCATCATCGCGGAGATCGCCACGGCGCTGAAGGCGCGGGGCGCGGTGCCCTATCTCGGGCCGGGCGCCTTCGCGCTGCTGCCGGAGGCCGACTGCCCGATCCCGCACACCTCGCTGGAACTGGCGCAACGGCTGAACGCCAAGGTCGCCGCACCGGGCCGCATCCGCAGCCAGCTGACCGCTGTCGCCCAGTTCATCGAATCGCGGCGCCACCGCAAGACGCTGGACGGCATTTTGAACGAGATCTTCAAGCGCGAGGTCCCGGCGACGCCGGTTCACGCGTGGCTGGCCACCCTGCCCGCACCGCCGATGATCGTCGATGTTTGGTACGACAACACGCTGGAAAGCCTGCTGACCGCCGCTCCGGACCGGAGCTGGGGCCAGATCCAGGGACTGTCCCACCCGCAGGGCGTCGGCGAATGGGTGAAATACTACGCGCCGGGCGGCGCGGAGGTCGAAGCCGCCGCGGCATCCGGCTGGGAGACCCTGCTCTACAAGCCGTCGGGCAGCGCCGCCCCGGCGGGGAACTACCTGATTTCCGACAGCGACTTTGTCGAGATCCTCACGGAGATCGACATTCAGACGCCGATTCCCGCCGTCGTGCAGGAACGACGGGCGGGCCGGAGCTTCCTCTATCTCGGCTGCCGCTTCGACCAGGAAATCCAGCGCACCTTCGCCCGCCAGATCGCCAAGCGCTCGTCGGACAAGCACTGGGCGGTGATCGAGGGCGAGCTGTCGAAGAACGAGGCGCGCTTCCTGGAGCTGCAGAACATCACCCGCCTCGACCTGCCCCTGGACGAGGCCGTCCGGCGGATCAGCGAGGCGATGGGGGCCAATTAA
- a CDS encoding FMN-dependent NADH-azoreductase: MKILRIDSSPLGDASVSRQLTASIVAALRQGTPDAEVSVRDLTVAPPDHLTGELMQVVKFRNLEGLTARQQEELALTDALVDEFLAADVVVIGAPMYNFTVPTQLKAWIDRIAQAGRTFRYTETGPVGLAGGKKVYIASTRGGVYSTNAAMSALDHQEAFLRTVLGFLGVTDVTVIRAEGVGMGPDARAKALAAAQQEIDALATPVAA; encoded by the coding sequence ATGAAGATCCTTCGCATCGACTCCAGCCCGCTGGGCGACGCCTCCGTTTCCCGCCAGCTCACCGCCTCGATCGTCGCGGCGCTGCGCCAGGGGACTCCGGACGCCGAGGTTTCCGTCCGCGACCTCACCGTCGCTCCGCCGGACCACCTGACCGGCGAGCTGATGCAGGTGGTGAAGTTCCGCAATCTGGAGGGCCTGACCGCCCGCCAGCAAGAGGAGCTGGCCCTGACCGACGCGCTGGTCGACGAGTTCCTGGCCGCCGACGTCGTGGTGATCGGCGCCCCGATGTACAATTTCACGGTCCCGACCCAGCTCAAGGCCTGGATCGATCGCATCGCCCAGGCGGGCCGCACCTTCCGCTACACCGAGACCGGCCCGGTCGGCCTGGCCGGCGGCAAGAAGGTCTATATCGCCTCGACGCGCGGCGGCGTTTACTCGACCAACGCCGCGATGAGCGCGCTGGATCATCAGGAGGCCTTCCTGCGCACGGTGCTGGGCTTCCTGGGCGTCACCGACGTGACGGTGATCCGCGCCGAGGGCGTCGGCATGGGTCCGGACGCCCGCGCCAAGGCGCTGGCCGCCGCCCAACAGGAAATCGACGCCCTGGCGACCCCGGTCGCGGCGTAA
- a CDS encoding DegT/DnrJ/EryC1/StrS family aminotransferase produces the protein MTMPEEDAGGELGDYIPLIDPDISEAEVAVLGRILTSGSLGDGRMTEGFEQAFAAWLGRAHAVAVSSGTLATLMVLKAYGIGPGDEVLCSPFGWHQVQHAIALAGAEPVFVDIDYWQHTINPAKAEAKITPRTKAILAGNVNGHPAHWDELRALAADKGLILIEDSTEAIGSSYKGKLVGSFGDCAVFDFSEPGVLVTGEGGMIVTDDRNLAHQLRYLRRREMEHRNTVVITRTIPFQAGMSNLTAALGLVQLKRLPEILAKRREVVSHYEAAMASFEGIKPPYKGPGADDVHPMVYAVHLGTRFTASGRKAVLEDLATHDVEASDYGQALYTQQYYQERGASRADCPVCQKTVDRVLALPLHHKVTADEVQFIVDTLKDATVNTGAGAAIYL, from the coding sequence GGCGACGGGCGGATGACGGAGGGATTCGAGCAGGCCTTCGCCGCTTGGCTCGGCCGCGCCCACGCGGTCGCGGTGTCCAGCGGCACCCTCGCCACGCTGATGGTGCTCAAGGCCTATGGCATCGGACCGGGGGACGAGGTTCTCTGCTCCCCCTTCGGCTGGCACCAGGTGCAGCACGCCATCGCGCTGGCCGGCGCGGAGCCGGTCTTCGTCGACATCGACTATTGGCAGCACACCATCAACCCGGCGAAGGCCGAGGCGAAGATCACGCCGCGGACCAAGGCCATCCTCGCCGGCAACGTCAACGGCCACCCCGCCCATTGGGACGAGCTGCGCGCGCTCGCCGCCGACAAGGGGCTGATCCTGATCGAGGATTCGACCGAGGCCATTGGCTCCTCCTACAAGGGGAAGCTGGTCGGCAGCTTCGGCGACTGCGCGGTCTTCGACTTCTCCGAGCCCGGCGTGCTGGTGACCGGCGAAGGCGGGATGATCGTCACCGACGACCGCAACCTCGCCCACCAGCTCCGCTACCTGCGCCGGCGCGAGATGGAGCACCGCAACACGGTGGTCATCACCCGAACCATCCCCTTCCAGGCGGGCATGAGCAACCTGACCGCCGCGCTGGGCCTCGTCCAGTTGAAGCGCCTGCCGGAAATCCTGGCGAAGCGCCGGGAGGTGGTCAGCCACTACGAGGCGGCCATGGCCTCCTTCGAGGGCATCAAGCCGCCCTACAAGGGGCCGGGCGCCGACGACGTGCACCCGATGGTCTACGCCGTCCACCTCGGCACCCGCTTCACCGCCTCGGGGCGCAAGGCGGTGCTGGAGGACTTGGCGACGCACGACGTCGAGGCGTCGGACTACGGGCAGGCGCTCTACACCCAGCAATACTACCAGGAACGCGGCGCCAGCCGGGCCGACTGCCCGGTCTGCCAGAAGACGGTCGACCGCGTGCTGGCCCTGCCGCTGCACCACAAGGTCACCGCCGACGAGGTGCAGTTCATCGTGGACACGCTGAAGGACGCCACCGTCAACACGGGGGCGGGCGCGGCGATCTATTTGTGA
- a CDS encoding ArsC/Spx/MgsR family protein, producing the protein MADVIFFEKPGCAGNNRQKALLAEAGHTVHARDLLSEPWTADRLRSFFGDRPVAEWFNRAAPAVKSGEVDPDALDEAAALALMLRTPLLIRRPLMQVGDRRDCGFEAERVDAWIGLAAGAPEGKLEGCARAGMPPCPPPKTTD; encoded by the coding sequence ATGGCCGACGTGATCTTCTTCGAAAAGCCCGGCTGCGCCGGCAACAATCGCCAGAAGGCGCTGCTGGCGGAGGCCGGGCACACCGTCCACGCCCGCGACCTGCTGTCCGAACCCTGGACGGCGGACCGTCTGCGCTCCTTCTTCGGCGACCGTCCGGTGGCCGAGTGGTTCAACCGCGCCGCCCCGGCGGTGAAGAGCGGGGAGGTCGATCCGGACGCGCTGGACGAGGCTGCCGCCCTGGCGCTGATGCTGAGGACGCCGCTGCTGATCCGCCGTCCGCTGATGCAGGTGGGTGACCGCCGCGACTGCGGCTTCGAGGCGGAGCGGGTGGACGCCTGGATCGGGCTGGCCGCCGGAGCGCCGGAGGGCAAGCTGGAAGGCTGCGCCCGCGCCGGGATGCCGCCCTGCCCACCACCCAAGACAACCGATTGA